The Longimicrobiaceae bacterium sequence GCTCCATCTCCGCCTCCTGCGCCTCGCCGGACAGGCCGGACAGGTCGGCGGATTCCACGGCGAACGCGGCTTCCGGCGCGAGCGGGAAGGCGTGCCACCCGGCGTCGCCGCACGCGTAGCCGGTCCGCAGCGCATCGTGCAGCGCGACGACTTCCACGACGGCGCGGCGCAGCGCATCGGCCTCCACCGCCTCCGGCAGATCGAACGCGAGCGCGTGGTTGAAGTGCTGCGGATCCACCGGCTCCGCCTCGAAGAACCACCGCTGCACTGGCGTCAGCGGAAGCGACACATCTCCGCTCCGCGCTTCAGTAGATGCGGAGCCGCTTATCGCCTGGCCGACATCGAAACGCGATGATTCAGCGCCGTCAAATGCAGCGTTACTGGATGCGATGTCAGGAGATACGCTCCGCCCGCGCAGCAGATCGAGCTGCCGCGACATCACGCGCAACTGTTCCGCGACCAGCCACTCCGCGCTGCCTTCGACGCCCGCGGTGGAATCGGCAGATGTAGATGCAATGACGGGAGATGCGGACGCGACGGTATCCGCCGTTCCGGCCGGCGCCGCGGCGGATGCGGGGGCGTCGATCCAGTGGCGGGTGCGCTGGAACCGGTACGTGGGGAGGAGGACGCGGCGGCGGCGCTCGTGCTTCCACACGCCCTGCCAATCCACATCCACGCCGTCCGCCCACAGCCGGCCGAGCGCACGGAAGACGAACTGCGCGTCGTGCGCCGTCTCGCGCGGCTGGCGCATGGTCGCGACGCAGGGGACGTCGCCGTCCTGCGCCTCCACGACCGCGGAGAGGCTCTGGCCCGGGCCGGTTTCCAGCAGCACCGCGCCCGGAAGGGCCGACACTGTCGCCAGCCCCTCGCGGAAGCGGACCGTGCCGCGGAGGTGGCGAGCCCAGTACGCGGGGTCCGCCGCCTCGTCCGGCGTGATCCAGGTGCCGGTGACGTTGGAGATCCACGGCAGCTCCGGCGCCTTCCGCGCGACGCGGCCAACGAGCGCGGTGAACTCCGCCAGCACGGGGTCCATCATCGGCGAGTGGAAGGCGTGCGACGTGTGCAGCCGCTTGTGCCGCACGCCCGCGTCCGCCAACCGCGCCTCCAGCGCCGCCACCGCGTCCTCATCTCCCGACACCACGCAGCTCCGCGGCGCGTTGTCCGCCGCGACGGAGACGCCGCCGGGCAGCATCTCGCTCACCTGCTCCACCGGCAGCGAGACGGAGAGCATGACTCCGCCGGGCATCGACTGCATCAGCCGTCCGCGCGCGGCGACCAGCGCCAGCGCGTCGGCCAGGGAGAAGACGCCGGCCAGGCATGCCGCCACGTACTCGCCGATGCTGTGGCCCAGCATGGCGGCCGGGCGCACGCCCCACTCCATCCACAGCCGCGCCGTCGCATACTCCACCGCGAAGAGCGCAGGCTGGGCGAGCGAAGTCTCCCGAAGCCGCTCAGCCGCCGCGTCTTCCCCACCGATGGGCGGCATCAGCAGCTCGCGGATGTCCAGCCCCAGGTGCGGGCGCAGCATCTCCGCGCACCGGTAGATCTCCGCCCGGTACGCCGGCTCCGTCTCGTACAGCCCGCGGCCCATGCCGGGATGCTGCGCGCCCTGGCCGGGGAACAGGAAGACGACCTGGCGCGGCGCCGGCCACGGCGCGCCGAAGATCACGCCCTCGGACTCGGTGGATT is a genomic window containing:
- a CDS encoding beta-ketoacyl synthase N-terminal-like domain-containing protein, which produces MSGSDSMMDEPVDGIAIVAMAGRFPGASTPEELWRMLEEGREGVTFFTAAELRAGGVPEAQVADADYVPARGVLADIEGFDAGFFGMTPAEAALTPPEQRLFLECAHEALERCGHPARGKRVGVFGGTGFNTYLLGNVYPAVTAAGADTFPMVLANAPDHLATRVAYRLDLRGPCLTVQTACSTSLVAVHYACQSLASGECDIALAGGATVTVPHVGGYPFSEGGILSPDGHCRPFDAKAAGTVPSSGAAVVALRRLEDALADGDTVLAVILGSAVNNDGAAKVGYTAPGADGQAAVIAEALAVAGVEPESVGYVEAHGTGTAMGDPIEVAALSRAYGAGTRRRGWIALGSAKGNLGHLDSAAGVTGLMKAVMSLRHRRIAPTAHFTAPNPSIDFASTPFHVASELRDWTSDAPRRAGVSSFGMGGTNAHVILQEAPASASTESKRTWHLLPLSAKTDDALRAARTSLAAHLRKDAGLPLADAAFTLQAGRQAFARRCAVVAADAESAVAALESTESEGVIFGAPWPAPRQVVFLFPGQGAQHPGMGRGLYETEPAYRAEIYRCAEMLRPHLGLDIRELLMPPIGGEDAAAERLRETSLAQPALFAVEYATARLWMEWGVRPAAMLGHSIGEYVAACLAGVFSLADALALVAARGRLMQSMPGGVMLSVSLPVEQVSEMLPGGVSVAADNAPRSCVVSGDEDAVAALEARLADAGVRHKRLHTSHAFHSPMMDPVLAEFTALVGRVARKAPELPWISNVTGTWITPDEAADPAYWARHLRGTVRFREGLATVSALPGAVLLETGPGQSLSAVVEAQDGDVPCVATMRQPRETAHDAQFVFRALGRLWADGVDVDWQGVWKHERRRRVLLPTYRFQRTRHWIDAPASAAAPAGTADTVASASPVIASTSADSTAGVEGSAEWLVAEQLRVMSRQLDLLRGRSVSPDIASSNAAFDGAESSRFDVGQAISGSASTEARSGDVSLPLTPVQRWFFEAEPVDPQHFNHALAFDLPEAVEADALRRAVVEVVALHDALRTGYACGDAGWHAFPLAPEAAFAVESADLSGLSGEAQEAEME